A stretch of Henckelia pumila isolate YLH828 chromosome 4, ASM3356847v2, whole genome shotgun sequence DNA encodes these proteins:
- the LOC140894673 gene encoding eukaryotic initiation factor 4A-3 yields MAAPAMQRGGGGRRVIGEEDANLVFETSKGVEPILSFDEMGIKDDLLRGIYNYGFEKPSAIQQRAVVPIISGRDVIAQAQSGTGKTSMIALAVCQIADTKSSEVQALILSPTRELAAQTEKVILAIGDYINIQAHACIGGKSVGEDIRKLEHGVQVVSGTPGRVCDMIKRRTLRTRSIKLLILDESDEMLSRGFKDQIYDVYRYLPPELQVVLISATLPNEILEITSKFMTDPVRILVKRDELTLEGIKQFFVAVEREEWKFDTLCDLYDTLTITQAVIFCNTKRKVDWLTAKMRENNFTVSSMHGDMPQKERDAIMQEFRSGQTRVLITTDVWARGIDVQQVSLVINYDLPNNRELYIHRIGRSGRFGRKGVAINFVKSDDIKILRDIEQYYSTQIDEMPMNVADLI; encoded by the exons ATGGCGGCTCCGGCGATGCAGAGAGGAGGCGGTGGGCGTCGAGTTATCGGGGAGGAGGATGCGAATCTGGTTTTCGAAACATCCAAGGGTGTGGAGCCAATTTTGAGCTTCGACGAGATGGGGATAAAAGATGATTTACTCAGAGGCATCTACAACTACGGATTCGAGAAACCCTCGGCTATACAGCAGCGAGCCGTGGTCCCGATAATCTCCGGCCGTGACGTCATAGCTCAGGCGCAGTCTGGCACGGGAAAGACTTCCATGATTGCCCTTGCTGTTTGCCAAATTGCTGATACCAAGTCCTCTGA GGTCCAGGCTTTGATATTGTCTCCCACAAGAGAGCTGGCAGCTCAGACCGAGAAAGTAATTTTGGCTATTGGTGACTATATTAATATTCAAGCACATGCTTGTATTGGAGGTAAAAGTGTGGGCGAAGATATTAGAAAATTAGAACATGGAGTTCAAGTGGTTTCAGGGACACCCGGAAGAGTTTGTGACATGATTAAGAGGAGAACACTGCGAACCAGATCTATTAAATTGTTAATTCTC GATGAATCTGATGAAATGCTGAGTAGAGGGTTTAAGGATCAGATTTATGATGTTTATAGATATCTTCCTCCAGAACTCCAG GTTGTATTGATATCTGCAACCCTTCCAAATGAAATACTGGAGATCACAAGCAAATTCATGACTGATCCAGTTCGTATCCTTGTAAAACGTGATGAATTGACTCTGGAG GGCATCAAACAATTCTTTGTTGCAGTAGAGAGAGAGGAATGGAAATTTGATACTCTCTGTGATTTGTATGATACCCTTACCATTACTCAGGCTGTTATCTTCTGTAACACGAAGAGGAAG GTGGATTGGCTGACAGCAAAAATGCGTGAGAATAATTTTACTGTTTCATCTATGCATGGAGACATGCCTCAGAAAGAACGAGATGCAATTATGCAAGAATTCCGCTCAGGTCAAACTCGGGTTCTGATCACGACAGATGTTTGGGCTAGGGGAATTGATGTTCAACAG GTTTCCCTGGTGATTAATTATGATCTTCCCAACAACAGAGAGCTTTACATTCATAGAATCGGTCGGTCTGGTCGGTTTGGAAGAAAG GGTGTTGCTATAAACTTTGTGAAAAGTGACGACATCAAAATCTTAAGAGACATAGAGCAATATTACAGTACTCAGATTGATGAAATGCCAATGAACGTGGCTGATCTAATCTAA
- the LOC140860371 gene encoding protein WHAT'S THIS FACTOR 9, mitochondrial has translation MFFVRGWRRFDPSVSCFNYLYLSIDFRIQKRYLVNVKLKWAKDRFLDNVVSSSLRLKATCTLISIIGTHPDYCLPIHILSKHRGQLGLPYDLKVATFIRRYPNIFQELYVPDSRGTPVPWYKLAPEALNVYNQEMHLIYEECYVDILHRLQKLLMLTKERLLPLQTIEQLRWDLGLPYDYENTLAVKNPESFSFMKLPDERVGLKLLVWNDSIAVSHLEHRNLKQEEKNGALSFPVSFTRGFGLKRKCMEWLHEWQKLPYTSPYVDASHLDSRTDTSEKRIVGVFHELLHLTINKKTERKNVSNLRAPLAMPQKFTKVFERHPGIFYISQKGGLQTVVLREAYDRDHLVEKHPLADIRETYASMMKEGFLDRSRGLYKNERRAILEDKPVTSPFRRRRDGDGFESDSEMDGYLISEYESDEG, from the coding sequence ATGTTCTTCGTGCGAGGGTGGAGGAGATTCGACCCTTCTGTTTCTTGTTTTAATTACCTTTACCTGTCAATTGATTTTCGAATTCAGAAGCGATACCTTGTCAATGTGAAGCTCAAGTGGGCAAAAGACAGGTTTCTTGATAATGTAGTCTCTAGCAGTCTACGTCTCAAAGCTACTTGCACCCTTATTTCGATTATAGGAACACATCCTGATTACTGCCTCCCCATTCACATCCTTTCCAAGCATCGTGGCCAGCTTGGTCTGCCGTACGACCTCAAAGTCGCCACTTTTATCCGACGCTACCCaaacatatttcaagaactttaTGTCCCTGATTCCCGGGGTACCCCTGTTCCCTGGTATAAGCTAGCGCCCGAGGCTCTGAATGTTTATAACCAAGAAATGCATCTTATTTATGAGGAATGTTATGTGGATATTTTGCATAGGCTGCAAAAGTTGCTTATGCTCACTAAAGAAAGATTACTTCCCTTGCAAACAATTGAACAGCTGAGATGGGATTTGGGTTTGCCTTATGATTATGAGAACACTTTGGCAGTGAAGAATCCAGAGTcattttcattcatgaaacttCCAGATGAGCGTGTGGGATTGAAACTATTAGTTTGGAATGATAGCATAGCGGTATCCCATTTGGAGCATAGAAATTTGAAGCAAGAAGAGAAGAATGGGGCATTGTCATTTCCGGTTAGTTTCACAAGGGGTTTTGGATTGAAAAGAAAGTGCATGGAGTGGTTGCACGAGTGGCAAAAGCTGCCATACACTAGCCCTTACGTTGATGCATCCCATCTTGATTCAAGAACCGATACATCTGAAAAGAGGATCGTCGGGGTTTTTCACGAGCTTCTGCACCTTACAATCAATAAAAAGACTGAAAGAAAGAATGTGAGTAATCTGCGTGCTCCATTGGCGATGCCTCAAAAGTTCACTAAGGTGTTTGAAAGACACCCGGGGATCTTTTACATATCTCAAAAGGGTGGCTTACAAACTGTTGTCTTGAGAGAGGCGTATGATCGGGATCATCTTGTTGAGAAACATCCACTAGCTGATATTAGGGAAACTTATGCAAGCATGATGAAGGAAGGATTCTTGGACAGGAGTAGGGGACTGTATAAGAATGAGAGGAGGGCGATTCTTGAAGACAAACCAGTGACGAGTCCTTTCcgaagaagaagagatggagATGGATTCGAGTCTGATTCTGAGATGGATGGTTATTTGATTTCCGAATATGAGTCTGACGAGGGGTGA
- the LOC140860370 gene encoding uncharacterized protein isoform X2: MAAPAAAASAKSLIRKLLLHSPSQRSPFRFSISTAATKATYSKLASKNKANRANKQKAELLLKRRTRSGRELDEDGFSKQFGKDNSAHVPVLLGEVLDVFASVPLKSFVDCTLGAAGHSATEVGGKHSDPGIQGVLMDLGMSSMQVNNAERGFSVLSDGPLDMRMDPQASLTAEDIVNTWPDSELGRILRDYGEESNWFSLQNKIVKARSTGGLHSTNELVNLIRTSTSWTRGGRHGWIKTATRVFQALRIAVNDELNTLRDSIHSCFDCLAPGGRLAVISFHSLEDRIVKQTFLNITNCSQESTGEEEEAECSNFPSKIEPYNGKNETWIKQIVQGKHAVILTKRPMTPSESEEKLNPRSRSAKLRVIQKK, encoded by the exons ATGGCCGCACCAGCGGCTGCAGCTTCTGCCAAATCCCTTATCAGAAAATTGCTTCTCCATTCACCTTCGCAGCGTTCTCCATTCAGATTTTCCATCTCCACAGCTGCAACTAAGGCAACATACAGCAAACTCGCCAGCAAAAACAAGGCAAACAGAGCAAATAAGCAGAAAGCTGAGTTGCTGCTGAAGAGGCGTACGCGCTCGGGCCGGGAGCTCGATGAGGATGGGTTTTCGAAGCAATTTGGAAAGGATAATTCAGCCCATGTACCCGTTTTGCTCGGCGAAGTGCTCGACGTATTTGCTTCGGTACCCCTCAAGTCTTTTGTTGATTGCACGCTTGGTGCCGCTGGACATTCCGCCACG GAAGTTGGTGGGAAACACTCAGATCCTGGAATTCAGGGTGTTTTGATGGATTTGGGGATGTCATCCATGCAG GTGAACAACGCCGAAAGAGGATTTAGTGTCCTTTCTGATGGGCCTCTTGATATGAGGATGGATCCCCAG GCAAGCCTAACAGCTGAGGACATAGTAAATACGTGGCCAGATTCTGAATTGGGTCGAATTTTGCGTGACTATGGTGAAGAAAGCAATTGGTTTTCGCTACAAAACAAAATCGTCAAGGCACGTTCAACCGGTGGACTGCATTCAACAAATGAACTTGTTAACCTTATTCGGACCTCAACTTCTTGGACAAGAG GAGGCAGACATGGTTGGATCAAGACTGCCACACGGGTTTTTCAAGCTTTACGAATAGCAGTGAATGATGAACTCAACACATTGAGGGATTCCATCCATTCTTGTTTCGATTGCCTTGCTCCAGGAGGAAGGCTTGCCGTTATCTCGTTCCACAGCTTGGAAGACAGGATTGTGAAACAAACATTCTTAAACATTACTAACTGCAGCCAAGAGAGTACTGGTGAAGAGGAAGAGGCAGAATGCTCCAATTTTCCTTCGAAAATCGAGCCATATAACGGTAAAAATGAAACATGGATAAAGCAGATAGTGCAAGGAAAGCATGCAGTTATCCTGACAAAGAGACCCATGACTCCATCTGAATCAGAGGAGAAACTGAACCCAAGAAGTAGGAGTGCTAAACTTAGGGTTAtacaaaaaaaatga
- the LOC140860370 gene encoding uncharacterized protein isoform X1: MAAPAAAASAKSLIRKLLLHSPSQRSPFRFSISTAATKATYSKLASKNKANRANKQKAELLLKRRTRSGRELDEDGFSKQFGKDNSAHVPVLLGEVLDVFASVPLKSFVDCTLGAAGHSATIIQAHPEMELYIGLDVDPVAHEIAQNQINMVSHKGSGDSLSSLQVYTFLKNFKNIKAVLQEVGGKHSDPGIQGVLMDLGMSSMQVNNAERGFSVLSDGPLDMRMDPQASLTAEDIVNTWPDSELGRILRDYGEESNWFSLQNKIVKARSTGGLHSTNELVNLIRTSTSWTRGGRHGWIKTATRVFQALRIAVNDELNTLRDSIHSCFDCLAPGGRLAVISFHSLEDRIVKQTFLNITNCSQESTGEEEEAECSNFPSKIEPYNGKNETWIKQIVQGKHAVILTKRPMTPSESEEKLNPRSRSAKLRVIQKK; the protein is encoded by the exons ATGGCCGCACCAGCGGCTGCAGCTTCTGCCAAATCCCTTATCAGAAAATTGCTTCTCCATTCACCTTCGCAGCGTTCTCCATTCAGATTTTCCATCTCCACAGCTGCAACTAAGGCAACATACAGCAAACTCGCCAGCAAAAACAAGGCAAACAGAGCAAATAAGCAGAAAGCTGAGTTGCTGCTGAAGAGGCGTACGCGCTCGGGCCGGGAGCTCGATGAGGATGGGTTTTCGAAGCAATTTGGAAAGGATAATTCAGCCCATGTACCCGTTTTGCTCGGCGAAGTGCTCGACGTATTTGCTTCGGTACCCCTCAAGTCTTTTGTTGATTGCACGCTTGGTGCCGCTGGACATTCCGCCACG ATCATTCAGGCCCATCCAGAGATGGAACTTTATATTGGACTTGATGTTGATCCTGTAGCACATGAAATAgctcaaaatcaaataaacatggTCTCGCATAAAGGTTCTGGTGACTCACTTTCAAGTTTACAAGTGTATACCTTTTTAAAGAACTTCAAAAACATTAAGGCTGTGCTTCAGGAAGTTGGTGGGAAACACTCAGATCCTGGAATTCAGGGTGTTTTGATGGATTTGGGGATGTCATCCATGCAG GTGAACAACGCCGAAAGAGGATTTAGTGTCCTTTCTGATGGGCCTCTTGATATGAGGATGGATCCCCAG GCAAGCCTAACAGCTGAGGACATAGTAAATACGTGGCCAGATTCTGAATTGGGTCGAATTTTGCGTGACTATGGTGAAGAAAGCAATTGGTTTTCGCTACAAAACAAAATCGTCAAGGCACGTTCAACCGGTGGACTGCATTCAACAAATGAACTTGTTAACCTTATTCGGACCTCAACTTCTTGGACAAGAG GAGGCAGACATGGTTGGATCAAGACTGCCACACGGGTTTTTCAAGCTTTACGAATAGCAGTGAATGATGAACTCAACACATTGAGGGATTCCATCCATTCTTGTTTCGATTGCCTTGCTCCAGGAGGAAGGCTTGCCGTTATCTCGTTCCACAGCTTGGAAGACAGGATTGTGAAACAAACATTCTTAAACATTACTAACTGCAGCCAAGAGAGTACTGGTGAAGAGGAAGAGGCAGAATGCTCCAATTTTCCTTCGAAAATCGAGCCATATAACGGTAAAAATGAAACATGGATAAAGCAGATAGTGCAAGGAAAGCATGCAGTTATCCTGACAAAGAGACCCATGACTCCATCTGAATCAGAGGAGAAACTGAACCCAAGAAGTAGGAGTGCTAAACTTAGGGTTAtacaaaaaaaatga
- the LOC140860329 gene encoding NAC domain-containing protein 92-like isoform X1: MEGGEVKLDKLPPGFRFHPTDEELITYYLINKVSDANFTERAIGDVDLNKCEPWDLPAKAKMGEKEWYFFSLRDRKYPTGVRTNRATNTGYWKTTGKDKEIYNSSTSEQVGMKKTLVFYKGRAPRGEKSNWVMHEYRIHSKSAYRTTKQDEWVVCRVFQKSIGGKKYPSNQPRGVNPFTYNLDQIPQNPNINHHSHIMHPENFQFPSRNYMTPAELQEVLIRAGGGGGGGGGSSNNMINMPIIPPQMNYGGGGGSGGGCFTISGLNLNLGGGPASAQAPMRPMVPPMPPGMNNQDLGSSMMNEGYGGDNRFMGMENCGDLENYWAGY, from the exons ATGGAAGGTGGAGAAGTGAAACTGGACAAGTTGCCACCAGGGTTTCGATTTCATCCGACCGATGAAGAGCTGATCACGTATTATCTGATTAACAAAGTTTCAGATGCAAACTTCACGGAAAGAGCTATTGGAGATGTCGATCTTAACAAGTGCGAGCCGTGGGATCTTCCAG CGAAGGCGAAAATGGGAGAAAAAGAGTGGTATTTCTTCAGCCTGAGGGACAGAAAATACCCAACGGGGGTGAGGACGAATCGAGCCACCAACACTGGATATTGGAAAACCACGGGAAAGGATAAAGAGATATACAACAGCAGCACCTCCGAGCAAGTTGGGATGAAGAAGACATTAGTGTTTTACAAAGGAAGAGCTCCCAGAGGAGAAAAATCCAATTGGGTTATGCACGAATATCGCATTCATTCTAAATCTGCCTATAGAACCACCAag CAGGATGAATGGGTGGTTTGCAGAGTGTTTCAGAAGAGTATAGGTGGGAAAAAGTACCCTTCAAACCAGCCAAGGGGGGTCAACCCTTTCACCTACAATCTTGATCAAATACCTCAAAATCCCAACATTAATCACCACTCACACATCATGCACCCTGAAAACTTCCAGTTTCCCTCAAGAAACTACATGACTCCGGCAGAACTACAAGAAGTTCTCATACGGGCCGGCGGTGGCGGTGGCGGTGGCGGTGGCTCAAGTAATAACATGATCAACATGCCAATAATCCCACCACAGATGAATTACGGCGGTGGCGGTGGAAGTGGTGGTGGTTGTTTCACTATATCAGGTTTGAACTTGAATCTTGGCGGTGGGCCGGCCTCGGCACAAGCACCGATGAGGCCGATGGTTCCGCCTATGCCACCGGGGATGAATAATCAGGATTTGGGTTCATCTATGATGAATGAGGGGTATGGAGGAGATAACAGGTTTATGGGAATGGAGAATTGTGGTGATTTGGAAAACTACTGGGCTGGTTACTGA
- the LOC140860329 gene encoding NAC domain-containing protein 92-like isoform X2: MEGGEVKLDKLPPGFRFHPTDEELITYYLINKVSDANFTERAIGDVDLNKCEPWDLPAKAKMGEKEWYFFSLRDRKYPTGVRTNRATNTGYWKTTGKDKEIYNSSTSEQVGMKKTLVFYKGRAPRGEKSNWVMHEYRIHSKSAYRTTKDEWVVCRVFQKSIGGKKYPSNQPRGVNPFTYNLDQIPQNPNINHHSHIMHPENFQFPSRNYMTPAELQEVLIRAGGGGGGGGGSSNNMINMPIIPPQMNYGGGGGSGGGCFTISGLNLNLGGGPASAQAPMRPMVPPMPPGMNNQDLGSSMMNEGYGGDNRFMGMENCGDLENYWAGY, from the exons ATGGAAGGTGGAGAAGTGAAACTGGACAAGTTGCCACCAGGGTTTCGATTTCATCCGACCGATGAAGAGCTGATCACGTATTATCTGATTAACAAAGTTTCAGATGCAAACTTCACGGAAAGAGCTATTGGAGATGTCGATCTTAACAAGTGCGAGCCGTGGGATCTTCCAG CGAAGGCGAAAATGGGAGAAAAAGAGTGGTATTTCTTCAGCCTGAGGGACAGAAAATACCCAACGGGGGTGAGGACGAATCGAGCCACCAACACTGGATATTGGAAAACCACGGGAAAGGATAAAGAGATATACAACAGCAGCACCTCCGAGCAAGTTGGGATGAAGAAGACATTAGTGTTTTACAAAGGAAGAGCTCCCAGAGGAGAAAAATCCAATTGGGTTATGCACGAATATCGCATTCATTCTAAATCTGCCTATAGAACCACCAag GATGAATGGGTGGTTTGCAGAGTGTTTCAGAAGAGTATAGGTGGGAAAAAGTACCCTTCAAACCAGCCAAGGGGGGTCAACCCTTTCACCTACAATCTTGATCAAATACCTCAAAATCCCAACATTAATCACCACTCACACATCATGCACCCTGAAAACTTCCAGTTTCCCTCAAGAAACTACATGACTCCGGCAGAACTACAAGAAGTTCTCATACGGGCCGGCGGTGGCGGTGGCGGTGGCGGTGGCTCAAGTAATAACATGATCAACATGCCAATAATCCCACCACAGATGAATTACGGCGGTGGCGGTGGAAGTGGTGGTGGTTGTTTCACTATATCAGGTTTGAACTTGAATCTTGGCGGTGGGCCGGCCTCGGCACAAGCACCGATGAGGCCGATGGTTCCGCCTATGCCACCGGGGATGAATAATCAGGATTTGGGTTCATCTATGATGAATGAGGGGTATGGAGGAGATAACAGGTTTATGGGAATGGAGAATTGTGGTGATTTGGAAAACTACTGGGCTGGTTACTGA
- the LOC140860330 gene encoding uncharacterized protein: MEWRDWYLDVILVPLGSFIFMSYHLWLWHRVRSQPFTTVIGRNTRSRRLWVAAMMKDNDKKNILAIQTLRNAIMGSTLMATTAILLCAGLAAFLSSTYSIKKPLNNTVHGAQGEYMLTMKFATMLLVFLSSFMSHSLSIRFMNHVSFLVNCPPEDSLGQTMTTKYVSELLERGFWLNMVGNRLFYAAVPLLSWISGPVLVFICYAVVIIVLYGLDLVFVEDRRVGGEIYGNDSRNFVAV, encoded by the exons ATGGAATGGAGAGATTGGTACTTAGACGTAATACTTGTGCCATTGGGTTCCTTCATTTTCATGAGTTACCACCTGTGGCTTTGGCATAGGGTTCGCTCTCAACCCTTCACCACCGTCATCGGTCGGAATACCCGGAGCCGTCGACTTTGGGTCGCCGCCATGATGAAG GACAATGACAAGAAAAACATATTGGCCATCCAAACCCTTCGCAATGCGATCATGGGATCGACGCTAATGGCCACCACCGCCATCCTCCTATGTGCCGGACTCGCGGCCTTTCTCAGCAGCACATACAGCATCAAAAAACCACTAAACAACACGGTCCATGGAGCCCAAGGCGAGTACATGTTGACAATGAAATTCGCAACGATGTTGCTGGTCTTCCTCTCCTCATTCATGTCCCATTCACTCTCAATTCGGTTCATGAATCACGTGAGCTTCCTAGTCAACTGTCCCCCTGAAGATAGCTTGGGACAAACCATGACGACCAAGTACGTGTCAGAGTTGCTGGAGAGGGGGTTTTGGCTGAACATGGTGGGAAACAGGCTGTTCTACGCGGCTGTGCCGCTTCTGTCGTGGATTTCTGGACCCGTGCTGGTTTTTATATGTTATGCGGTGGTGATTATTGTGCTTTATGGTTTGGACTTAGTTTTCGTCGAGGATAGGAGAGTGGGCGGTGAAATTTATGGGAACGACAGTCGTAACTTTGTGGCAGTGTAA